The following is a genomic window from Leptolyngbya sp. FACHB-261.
TGCGTCTGATTGAAAGCCCAACACTTGCACATTAGCTCTAGCGAGTTTACGTATTTGAGCTAACTCTGGCCCCTCACCAATGATTACGAGAGGACGACCCAATTGATTGAAGGCACGCACAATCAGCGAAATTTGTTTGTAGCCAACTAGTCTAGAAACGGTGACATAGTATTCACCTTTTTGCTCTTGGAGCTTGAAGCGATCAAGATCAACCGGAGGGTAGATTACAACAGCCTCGCGACGGTAACTGCGCCAAATCCGTCGAGCTGTATTCTGTGAGTTAGCAATGAAGTAGTCTACTCGATTAGCGGAGATAACATCCCACTGCCGCAGGCGATGCAAAAGATATCGAGTTAGAGCTCCTCGTATACCTCGGCTGAGCTTGCTCTGGCGTAGGTAGTCAAAGGTGAGATCCCAGATGTAGCGCATCGGCGAGTGACAGTAACAGATATGCAGTTGGTCAGCCCTAGTCAACACCCCTTTAGCAACAGCATGGGAAGAGGACAAAATAACGTCGTACTCACGCAGATCAAGCTGCTCAATTGCCAAAGGAAGCAGGGGTAGATACTTCTGCACGCCTCGCCTTGCGCCAGGTAAGTGCTGCAAAAAAGTAGGGGTAACCTTGCGCTTATAGAAAAAGCTTTCAGG
Proteins encoded in this region:
- a CDS encoding glycosyltransferase, coding for MVWDVKYALVHEWLTPEATGGSELVVQAILRCYNADVFSLIDFESQQPESFFYKRKVTPTFLQHLPGARRGVQKYLPLLPLAIEQLDLREYDVILSSSHAVAKGVLTRADQLHICYCHSPMRYIWDLTFDYLRQSKLSRGIRGALTRYLLHRLRQWDVISANRVDYFIANSQNTARRIWRSYRREAVVIYPPVDLDRFKLQEQKGEYYVTVSRLVGYKQISLIVRAFNQLGRPLVIIGEGPELAQIRKLARANVQVLGFQSDAVVADYLRGAKAFIYAAQEDFGIALVEAQGCGTPVIAYGKGGARETVRDFRQHLGSGTGLLFDRQCETDLIAAVEEFEQHAEQLNPTFIYQHAQKFARERFIQRYQSFVAAKTQEFFLP